Below is a window of Mucilaginibacter ginkgonis DNA.
AAGGTCATAGACTCTATCTCATTCGCGCGCTTACGGCGTTTATCACAGATCACCACCTCTGCATTAAAATACTTGGCAAAAGTGCGCGCCCTGTAAGAGCCCCCCATATCTGGCGACGCTATGGTCAAATTCTCTAATCCAAGCGACTTGATATAAGGTACAAATATTACAGAAGCGTCTAAGTGATCTACCGGTATGTCAAAAAAACCCTGTATCTGCGCGGCGTGCAGGTCCATCGTCATAATGCGGTTAATGCCGGCGGCAACCAATAAGTTGGCTACCAGTTTGGCCCCTATCGCTACGCGTGGTTTGTCTTTCCTGTCTTGCCTGGCCAGCCCAAAATACGGGATAACCGCGGTTACATAGTGTGCAGATGCGCGTCGCGCGGCATCTATCATCATTAGCAGTTCCATCAGGTTATCTGTAGGCTGATGGGTTGATTGTATCAGAAATACATCGCACCCGCGTACAGACTCGTTAAAATGCGGCTGAAACTCGCCATCGCTAAACCGCGACAGCACCACATCGCCAAGTTCGCGGCCATAAGCCTCGGCAGTTTTGGCGGCAAGCGCCACACTACCCGAACCTGCAAATAACTTTACCTGGTTAAACTGTAAAGGCATCGTTCTATATTTCGATCCCGATAGCTACCGGGACTAAGTTTCAATGTCGATGTCCACCCCTTACCCGTCTGTATGTGACGGCGGTAAACAAAAATCGGACTTTAATTTTTGAACCGAACGTTGCCGGATGAAAAACCAAAATCCGAAATTAAATTGTTGCCCGACCAGGATTCGAACCTAGACAAACGGTACCAAAAACCGTCGTACTACCATTATACTATCAGGCAATCTCCCATCGATTTCTTTCGATTTCGAAACGGAATGCAAATATAGGACGATTTTTTAAACTGCAAAAGTGAATGTGAAAAAAGATTTATCACCGCAAAAAAAGGATGTAAGAGCTTTATCTAAATCCTTTCAATAAAAGAGAGATTCAGGAAGGAATTTAATTCCCCTCCTGAGAGGGGTTAGGGGTGTGTTGTATTGTATTAATTCGGGCGTTTCCCTTCGGGTCGGGCTTTCCGTTCATACGCCTGCAGGCCTTGAGCACAGGCCGGTATCCACTCCAATCCCTAACGCAAACCTTTGATACCTCTCAACTTTCTCGTAAACGTTTATGCACGCGTTAGCGATAGTATCACTTCGACAAGTTCAGTACAAACTAAAAGTAACGATAATTCAAAAGCCCTCTCCTTGGAGAGGGCTGGGGTGAGGTCGCGCTAGTTAAATTATGTTAAAGAATATCGCCCTTTCCGGTAAACATCGTATAGTTTTGTTAATTTCGTCAGCTTAACTTATAAAGTTACCCGTATTATTAGTGACCATGAACTATACTAAAACCAATAACCTTTTTGGCTGGATCGTTTTTCTGATAGCCTCTCTAACCTACATACTTACGCTCGAGCCTTCTGCAAGTTTCTGGGATTGCGGGGAGTTTATCGCTTGTATATACCGTTTACAGGTGGCCCACCAACCGGGTGCGCCGCTGTTTACCATGATAGGCAAGGCTTTCTCATTGCTGTCATTCGGCGATCGTACCAAGGTTGCCTACTTCACCAACCTGGCGTCGGCACTGGCCAGTGGGGCAACCATCTTGTTCTTGTTTTGGACAATTACCGCGTTAGCTAAAAAGCTGGTACTTAAAGCCGGCGAGGAGTTAACTACGGGCAAAATGATTGCCATTATAGGTGCAGGCGTTGTTGGCGCGTTGGCCTACACATGGTCTGACACTTTCTGGTTCTCTGCTGTAGAATCTGAGGTTTACGCCGAATCTTCTTTATGTACCGCTATCGTTTTTTGGGCTATATTAAAATGGGAAGCCCATGCCGACGAGCCCGGCGCAGATAAGTGGCTGATTTTTATAGCTTACGTTATGGGCCTTTCCATAGGTATCCACTTACTTAACTTACTGGTAATGCCGGCTATTGCTTTGGTGATCTACTTTAAACGCTCTAAAAACGTTACCCCGTGGGGAACCGTTGGCGCGTTCATGATAGGTGTTTTGGTACTGGCTGCCATACTTTGGGGAATTATACAATATACAGTTAAAGGCGCGGCCTATTCAGACCTGTTGTTTGTAAACAGCCTCGGGATGGGTTTTGGCACAGGTGCTATTACGTTTTACCTATTGTTGTTGGCAGGCATCATCCTGGGTATTTACTATACCACCAAACCGTCTAACGGGGTCATCATTGCTTCGGCGATCTGCTTTGTTGTGCTGCTTACGATTAGTGCCGGCATTATTGGCTTTATTGCGGGCGTGGCTATCATGGCTTTGCTGGAGTATGTGTTCCACATCCGCGAGAAGCGCTTTATACTGAATACAGTGCTGATTTGTACCCTGGTGATCATCCTGGGTTACAGTTCTTTCGTGATGATCATCATCCGCGCAAAGGCCGGTACTAACCTTAACAACAGCGACCCGGAAGATGCCTTCGCGCTTAACAGTTATCTAAACCGCGACCAGTACGGCGAAACACCATTGATGTATGGTCCGTACTTCGACTCACGCCCCGACTCATTGAACCCGCAAACAGAAGGTGCAAAAATGTACCGCCGCGGCGAAAAACAATATGAAATGTCGGGCCGTAAGTTTACAACCAATTACGACCGTAACGTTATTTTCCCGCGGATATTCAGCCAAACCGGTAATGATCCCAAGTTTTACAGAGAGTGGTTACAAATGGGTCAGCAGGATGTACCAAATAGAGTTGATAACTTTAAATTTTTCTGGAGCTGGCAGGTTTACCAAATGTATACCCGCTATTTCTTGTGGAACTTTGCAGGCCGTACCAACGAAATGGATGGACAAGACCACACTAACGGCACAGACGGCAACTGGACGACCGGTTTTAAGTCAAGCAAATCTATGCCGTTCGCGGTAACACATAGTAAGTCTTACAACCGCATGTACGCATTGCCATTGATCATTGGTTTGTTTGGTTTGATCTACCATTTCCGCCGCAAACAACGCGATGCCGGTGTGGTACTGGCCCTGTTCTTTTTCACCGGTTTAGCCATTGTGCTTTACCTTAACCAGGATCCTGGTCAGCCACGTGAACGTGATTATGCTTACGCCGGATCTTTCTACGCCTTCGCGATATGGATAGGCTTGGGGGTAATCGCCATTGCAGACCTTATCAGCAGGAAACTGGATGCAAAGACCAGCGCGTTGATCGCGACCGTAGGATGTTTAGTAGCAGCGCCGGTATTAATGGCCAGCCAGGAATGGGACGACCACGATCGCTCTACCAAGACCACCCCGCGCGACATGGCCGCCAACTATCTGAACTCGTGCGCGCCAAATGCTATTCTGTTCACGTACGGCGACAACGATACTTACCCGCTTTGGTATGCGCAGGAAGTAGAGGGTGTCCGCCCGGATATCCGTATAGTTAACCTAAGTCTATTGGGTACCGACTGGTATATCCGCCAGATGAAAATGAAGATGAACGACTCAGCACCGTTGCCTATCGCCATGCCAAACGAAAAATTTGAACAAGGCGTGCGGGACGTACTATACTTTGCCGATAAAGGCATACAGGGTGCAACCGAGTTAAAAGACGTGTTCGACTTTATGACCTCTGACAATCCGCAGGCTAAAGTAGAATACCGCGACGGCACCACAGAGAATTACCTGCCGACCAAAGATTTCAAGATCACTACAAATGCCGACAGCCTGGTAAAAATGGGCGTTGTTCCGGAAAGCGATAGGGCTAAGATAGCGCCTGCCATGACCTGGAAATATCCGTCTAACTATGTGACCAAGGACAACCTGGCCATGATAGACATACTGGCGCATAACAACTGGAAACGCCCTATTTATTTTGCCATAACTGTAGGCAGTGAGAACCTGATGGGTATGGAAAATTACCTGTATGACGAGGGTTTTGCTAACCGTCTGTTACCGATGACGCCCGATACTACAGCCAATGGCAACGGTGTAAACACCGACAAGATGTACACCAACATGATGACCAAGTTTAAATGGGGTAACATGAAAAATGCCCGTTATTTAGACCACGAGTCGCTGACCATGTTCTACCACATTATTGTTAAACAGTTTATAACCCTGACAGATAATTTGCTTAAAGAAAACAAGCAAGCGCAAGCAGCGCAGGTGCTTAAAAAGTACGACGCGGTAATGCCCGACCTGTACCCCTACCCTGATGAGGCTGCGCAGAAGTACTACCTCATTGAGGATGCTTACAAAGTGAACGATGTGCAACTTGGCAACAAGTGGGCTAATATGGTAGACGGTTACCTGGTTGATGTATTGAACTTTAACTCGAACCTGATGGCCAACGGCGGTGACGGCATCCAGCAGCGCGACGTACAATTAACCATGTCTGTGCTGAACGCCCTGGTTAATCTCACCAAGGAGCATAATCAAACGGCCCTGTACAACAAGTTCAACTCACAACTAAAGAACTACGAAGGCAAGTTGGGCTCGCTGATACAACAGCACGCCCAGCAATAGGTATTGTTTAAAAATGTTTTAAGCCCGCTCCCAAGCGGGCTTTTTTATTTGCAAAGCTTTGATAAATAGCATTACATTGAGAAAGAAATGTCAGCGCTAAAATATACTGTTGTCATCAATCTTGTCAGCGCGCTCTTTATGTCCGCGGCCACTTTTAATGCGGCTAAGGCCCAGCCTGATCCTCAGCGCGTGCTTTACGTGATAGATTCGGTGCCGATAAAACGGGGCTTTCCTTATTACCTTAAACCAAAAAACCTGGAGACCGTCCGAGTTGCTAAAGGGCAGTTTAGGGATACCGTTGCCATAACGTTAAAAGATCACGTTGCGTTCATTAAATTGCGGAATAGCAGGTTTCTATCACCCGACGATATCGCCAAAAAATATATCCCGGGTTACAACTCATCATCGCAAGTGCTTTTCATTTGGAACGATAAACTTTTAGTCGATACGGCCGAAGTTGGCGTCCCGATTCAATATTTTAAAAAGGCAGAGGTGGTTAATTCGTCGAAAACAAGCTATGCTAAAATGCTGCCAAAAGCGGTGATCCTCAAAATTTACGTTGTCGCGCCATGAAGGGGTTACTTATTTGCTTTCTATCACTTTGTTGGATGGCTTCACAGGCGCAAACCGGTCAAAAGGCAGAGATCGCTTTAAACGGCAGATTGCCTGCTATTTACAAAGTAGATGGTACGTTACTGAATGATAAAGCAACTGATTATTTAAAAGAAAAAGATATTGAGGTTAAAAAAATTGTCCACACACCTTTCCCTCAGCGCGACACTGTATATATAACGCTTAAAGACCGTAAGTTGTTAACCAAAATTTTATTGGCTACAAGACTGACGGTGCAGCAGATCGCGCAGCAAAATGTGTCGGGAATCAGCAAAACATCGCAGATAATATTTTTGCTGAATGACACTTTAATAACCCAAACTGCCAAACTGAAGATCTCATCCTTAAAGGTTTTTAACATCAAAGTTCTGCGCGCAACAAAAACTTCTTATTACACCAATTTCCCCGACGTTACATTTCTGTATATTTATACCAAACCTGTACCCTTTTACATCAGATAGGTTTCTCGCTTAATGAAACTTTTTAAAGCTATTGTTTCCGTAGCCCTTACGCTGATCTTGATCTGGGCATTGCAAACCAAATTTGGCAGCCTGCCACCTATTGGCAAGTTCTTAAACCCCTGCAACGGCTTTTGGTACAATGCCGAGAGTAAACATATCCTGCCAAATGAAAATCTGAACATACCGGGGCTTAAAAAGCCCGTATTGATCAAATATGATGAGCGCATGGTACCGCATATCTTTGCGCAAAACAACCACGACCTGTACCTCGCCCAAGGTTACGTTACCGCACGCGACAGGCTGTGGCAACTGGATATCCAAACGCGCAGCGCGTCGGGCCGCCTGTCAGAGGTTGTCGGGCCTAAGGCATTGGACAAGGACCGCTATCAGCGAAGGTCGGGCATGGTTTACGGGGCAGAACGCACTGTTGCAGAGATGGCTAAAGACCCGCAAACAGCAGATGTGGTGAATGCGTACACCGAAGGCATCAACAGCTACATTCGAACCCTTACCCCGCGCGACTATCCTATCGAGTTTAAACTACTGGATTATGCCCCCGAAGAGTGGAAGCCAATAGACTGTGCATTTCTGCTTAAACTAATGACACAAAACCTGGCAGGTGGTTCACAATCTTTCGCCATGACCAACACGCTGGAGGCTTATGGTGCCGAAGTAATGAAAGAATTATTTCCCGATCATGAGTTCCGCGAAAACCCTGTGATCCCCGCTGCTACCCCATGGGATTTTAAACCCGTGGCTATCCCAAAACCATCACATCATTTTATCGCACAGCAAAGCAACATTAAACCGCCCGAGAAAGTGGATGGTATTGGCAGTAACAATTGGGTGGTAGCGGGCAGTAAAACCGCAAACGGTTACCCTATACTGGCTAATGACCCGCATTTGCATTTATCATTACCCGCCATTTGGTACCGAATACAGCTGTCGGCACCGGGAGTAAATGTGAACGGGGTCTCTATTCCCGGTGCCCCAAACGTCATCATCGGCTACAACAACAATGTGAGCTGGGGCTTCACCAATGTTGATGCCGATGTGCTCGACTGGTACCAGATCAAATTTAAAGACGCCTCTAAAAATGAATACTGGTACAATAACCGGTGGAATAAAACCACACGCAGAATAGAGGAAATAAAAGTACGCGGCCAAAAAACGGTCTACGATACGGTTATCTATACCCATCACGGCCCGGTAGTTTTTGATAACATTAAACAACGGCCTGAGCAGGCTAATGATGTTCCTGTTGGTGCAGCAATGCGCTGGATAGGCCACGACGCCGGCAACGAATTAAAAACTTTCATTTTGCTTAACCGCGCAAAAAACTATGCCGACTATCGCAAGGCGCTTACTTACTACGCTGCACCTGCGCAAAACTTTGTATTCGCAAGTATTGATAAAGACATCGCCTTAAGCCCTAACGGCAGGTTCCCGCTTAAATATCCCGATCAGGGTAAATACATATTAGACGGCACAGATGATGCCGACGACTGGCACGGGTATATCCCTGCAGACCAAAACCCGATAGCCAGGAACCCGGCGCAAGGATACCTTGTGTCGGCAAACCAAAGTTCGGTCGCTGCAAGTTATCCTTACTACATTAACTGGCAGCAAACCAATTACGAACGTGCAGAGCGGTTGAACACCCGTCTCAATAGCATGACCCACGTAACTGTAGATAGTATGCGCATGCTGCAAACCGATAATTACAGCATTATGGCAAGGGACATTTTGCCAACGTTTATTGCAATGACGGATGCTTCAAAACTAAAGGGCGATCAGTTAAAAGCATTTAACCTGGTGAGCAAATGGAATAAGCGTTATAATGCCGATGAGGTGGGCGCAACTGTGTTTAATTTCTGGTGGAAGTATTTTTATCAGTTTACCTGGAACGACGAGTTTGCTAAAAAAGGAACCAACTACGCTACTCCAAGCCGTACAAAGACATTGGAATTGGTGTTAAAAGACCCCAACTCTAAATGGTTTGATGATAAGAACACGCCGGCAAAAGAAAACTGCGCAGATATGGTTCGCAAAGCGCTTGCCGAAGCCGTAAGTCAACTTCATAAAAAGTTTGGGCCAATGGGCGACAAATGGCAGTGGGGACTGGTTAAAGAAACCGCCGTGAACCACATGGGCAATATTCCGGGGATGGGATCGGGCATATTCAAAGCGGGCGGGTGGCACAATATCGTTAACGCCCTGGGCGATGACCATGGCCCGTCGTGGCGTATGGTAGTGCAGGTTGGCCCGCAGGTGGAAGGCTATGGCATTTATCCCGGCGGACAATCGGGCAACCCGGGCAGCTACTATTATGACGATATGCTGCAAACATGGCGCGACGGCAAATTAGACAAGTTGCTATTTATGCAGTCCGCCAATGACGCGCCGTCCAAAATTAAATCAACCATTACCTTAAAAGCTAAGTAAAATGCTATTCCTCATCATACTCATACTAACATTTGCAGGCGGATACATTTTTACCTGGTGGGCGGGCGCCATCATTGCTTTTGTCGCTGCGTTTTACGCAGGCAAAAAACCGGCGCAGGCGTTCTGGTCGGGCTTTGGCGGCATAGCCATATCGTGGATCATCCTTGCCTTATTAAAGACCATCCCAAATGATCATATACTTGCCGACAGGGTAACCAAAATGATGCACTTGCCCAACTGGATAGAGTTACTGCTTATTACCGCTTTAATAGGCGGACTGGTCGGCGGTATGGCGTCGTTATCAGGCTTTTTAGTGCGCCGGGTGATCTTTAAGTGAGCCTACTTCTTACTCAACTCGATGATCTTGTCTGCGCTGCCGTTGCTGGTGATCACGTAAACCTTTCCATCCGGCGATACAGCCACGTCGCGCATGCGGCCATAGGTGGTTTTGTAATAAGTATTAACAGATTCTATCTTATCTCCTGCGCCGCTCAATTTTAGTTGCAGCAATTCTGTATCCTTTAAAACGGCAAGCAGCAAAGAGTTTTTCCATTGAGGGATGGCGTCGCTGCCATAATAGTCAATGCCCGATGGCGCGATCGTCGGCGTCCATGAGTAGATAGGCTCTGCAACGTTGTTTATCGGGCAAAAGCCTAATTCTGCTGTGGTGTTGCAAGCCCCCTCTACATTTGGCCAGCCATAGTTACGGCCTTTTTGTATGACGTTGATCTCGTCGTCCGTAGTGTTGCCATGTTCAGAACTGTAAAGCGTGTTGCCTACAAATACCAACCCTTGCGGATTGCGATGGCCAAATGTCCACACGGGGCTGCCGGGCGTTGGGTTGTCTGAGGGGATAGAACCATCAAGATTGATCCTTAATATCTTACCCGAAAGATTGGTCTTATCCTGGGAGCGCGATGAATTGGTAGCATCACCGGTAGTGATATACAACTTCTTGTCGGGCGAAATGGCCAGCCTGCAACCGTTGTGGTTATTAGCGGCAGAGATACCGTCGAGCAATACTATGGGGCTTGTTAAAGCCGATCCAGTATATGTAAACCTGACGATCTTTTCGGTATAAACGCCATTGTTTAGATAATCGTAAGCTACAAAAACTTGCGGTGTCGATGCAAAGTCGGGGTGCAGCACCATGCCCAATAAACCTCCTTCGCCCTGAGAAACCACTTCACTGATGGTCAGCAGCGGGCTTATTTGCCCTGTTGAAGGGTCTACCTTACTGATCTTTCCGCCGCGTTCGGTTATCCATAATTTGCTATCTGGTCCCCAGAGTATCTCCCACGGAAATACCAGTTGTTCTGTTAAAACTCTCGCATTTATTTGCGCATCAGATGGATTTGCGGGTACGGTTTCATTGTTGACCGACTTTTTGCACCCTGCTAAGAGCACTATGGCAGTGCATAGTAATAACGAGAACTTTTTCATGATGGATAGGCGGGGTATCGTTACTAAAACAATTAATTTTCAAATAGTTTTTATGCAATGTTTAATTACACGATCGCCTTAAAATATTGGCAGTGACATGAATTTGCGGCTGTCACACCCTGTGACAATGTGTGACACTTTTAGATAAAAACCGGCAAACCTGAAACACTGACTTGATCATGCCCGGTTAATATTCAAGCTGTTAACACGCTGACAAAATGCTGTCAGATACAAATAAGTCAGTATTTGTAGAGAAACTGTCACATGTTACACCCGTCCGTCAGCTGACGGATCATATTTACAATTTTAAGATCTGATTGCGCGCTCTGCGGTTCAACTTTGTCAAAAAACT
It encodes the following:
- a CDS encoding glycosyltransferase family 117 protein, whose amino-acid sequence is MNYTKTNNLFGWIVFLIASLTYILTLEPSASFWDCGEFIACIYRLQVAHQPGAPLFTMIGKAFSLLSFGDRTKVAYFTNLASALASGATILFLFWTITALAKKLVLKAGEELTTGKMIAIIGAGVVGALAYTWSDTFWFSAVESEVYAESSLCTAIVFWAILKWEAHADEPGADKWLIFIAYVMGLSIGIHLLNLLVMPAIALVIYFKRSKNVTPWGTVGAFMIGVLVLAAILWGIIQYTVKGAAYSDLLFVNSLGMGFGTGAITFYLLLLAGIILGIYYTTKPSNGVIIASAICFVVLLTISAGIIGFIAGVAIMALLEYVFHIREKRFILNTVLICTLVIILGYSSFVMIIIRAKAGTNLNNSDPEDAFALNSYLNRDQYGETPLMYGPYFDSRPDSLNPQTEGAKMYRRGEKQYEMSGRKFTTNYDRNVIFPRIFSQTGNDPKFYREWLQMGQQDVPNRVDNFKFFWSWQVYQMYTRYFLWNFAGRTNEMDGQDHTNGTDGNWTTGFKSSKSMPFAVTHSKSYNRMYALPLIIGLFGLIYHFRRKQRDAGVVLALFFFTGLAIVLYLNQDPGQPRERDYAYAGSFYAFAIWIGLGVIAIADLISRKLDAKTSALIATVGCLVAAPVLMASQEWDDHDRSTKTTPRDMAANYLNSCAPNAILFTYGDNDTYPLWYAQEVEGVRPDIRIVNLSLLGTDWYIRQMKMKMNDSAPLPIAMPNEKFEQGVRDVLYFADKGIQGATELKDVFDFMTSDNPQAKVEYRDGTTENYLPTKDFKITTNADSLVKMGVVPESDRAKIAPAMTWKYPSNYVTKDNLAMIDILAHNNWKRPIYFAITVGSENLMGMENYLYDEGFANRLLPMTPDTTANGNGVNTDKMYTNMMTKFKWGNMKNARYLDHESLTMFYHIIVKQFITLTDNLLKENKQAQAAQVLKKYDAVMPDLYPYPDEAAQKYYLIEDAYKVNDVQLGNKWANMVDGYLVDVLNFNSNLMANGGDGIQQRDVQLTMSVLNALVNLTKEHNQTALYNKFNSQLKNYEGKLGSLIQQHAQQ
- a CDS encoding ribose-phosphate pyrophosphokinase, giving the protein MPLQFNQVKLFAGSGSVALAAKTAEAYGRELGDVVLSRFSDGEFQPHFNESVRGCDVFLIQSTHQPTDNLMELLMMIDAARRASAHYVTAVIPYFGLARQDRKDKPRVAIGAKLVANLLVAAGINRIMTMDLHAAQIQGFFDIPVDHLDASVIFVPYIKSLGLENLTIASPDMGGSYRARTFAKYFNAEVVICDKRRKRANEIESMTLIGDVTGQDIVLIDDICDTAGTLAKAAALIMERGAKSVRAVCTHPVLSGKAYETIQNSMLTELIVTDTIPLKQQSPKIKVLSTADLFAKAIANVNEHGSISQLFKVD
- a CDS encoding penicillin acylase family protein: MKLFKAIVSVALTLILIWALQTKFGSLPPIGKFLNPCNGFWYNAESKHILPNENLNIPGLKKPVLIKYDERMVPHIFAQNNHDLYLAQGYVTARDRLWQLDIQTRSASGRLSEVVGPKALDKDRYQRRSGMVYGAERTVAEMAKDPQTADVVNAYTEGINSYIRTLTPRDYPIEFKLLDYAPEEWKPIDCAFLLKLMTQNLAGGSQSFAMTNTLEAYGAEVMKELFPDHEFRENPVIPAATPWDFKPVAIPKPSHHFIAQQSNIKPPEKVDGIGSNNWVVAGSKTANGYPILANDPHLHLSLPAIWYRIQLSAPGVNVNGVSIPGAPNVIIGYNNNVSWGFTNVDADVLDWYQIKFKDASKNEYWYNNRWNKTTRRIEEIKVRGQKTVYDTVIYTHHGPVVFDNIKQRPEQANDVPVGAAMRWIGHDAGNELKTFILLNRAKNYADYRKALTYYAAPAQNFVFASIDKDIALSPNGRFPLKYPDQGKYILDGTDDADDWHGYIPADQNPIARNPAQGYLVSANQSSVAASYPYYINWQQTNYERAERLNTRLNSMTHVTVDSMRMLQTDNYSIMARDILPTFIAMTDASKLKGDQLKAFNLVSKWNKRYNADEVGATVFNFWWKYFYQFTWNDEFAKKGTNYATPSRTKTLELVLKDPNSKWFDDKNTPAKENCADMVRKALAEAVSQLHKKFGPMGDKWQWGLVKETAVNHMGNIPGMGSGIFKAGGWHNIVNALGDDHGPSWRMVVQVGPQVEGYGIYPGGQSGNPGSYYYDDMLQTWRDGKLDKLLFMQSANDAPSKIKSTITLKAK
- a CDS encoding PQQ-dependent sugar dehydrogenase, translated to MKKFSLLLCTAIVLLAGCKKSVNNETVPANPSDAQINARVLTEQLVFPWEILWGPDSKLWITERGGKISKVDPSTGQISPLLTISEVVSQGEGGLLGMVLHPDFASTPQVFVAYDYLNNGVYTEKIVRFTYTGSALTSPIVLLDGISAANNHNGCRLAISPDKKLYITTGDATNSSRSQDKTNLSGKILRINLDGSIPSDNPTPGSPVWTFGHRNPQGLVFVGNTLYSSEHGNTTDDEINVIQKGRNYGWPNVEGACNTTAELGFCPINNVAEPIYSWTPTIAPSGIDYYGSDAIPQWKNSLLLAVLKDTELLQLKLSGAGDKIESVNTYYKTTYGRMRDVAVSPDGKVYVITSNGSADKIIELSKK